A stretch of DNA from Microvirgula aerodenitrificans DSM 15089:
GCCGCGCCAGGGCGGAGATCGCCCGGCCTACGGCGGCTCGCGTGATGACGACCGTCGTCCGTCCGGCCCGCGTGGCGAGGGCGGCTTCAGCCGTGGCCCGAAGCCGTTTGGCGACCGTGCGCCGCGCCAGGGCGGGGATCGTCCGGCCTATGGTGGCCCGCGCCAGGGGGGAGACCGTCCGGCGTTCGGTGGCCCGCGTGACGGCGGTGACCGTCGTCCGTCCGGCCCGCGTGGCGAGGGCGGCTTCAGCCGTGGCCCGAAGCCGTTTGGCGACCGTGCGCCGCGCCAGGGCGGGGATCGTCCGGCCTATGGTGGCCCGCGCCAGGGGGGAGACCGTCCGGCGTTCGGTGGCCCGCGTGACGGCGGTGACCGTCGTCCGTCCGGCCCGCGTGGCGAGGGCGGCTTCAGCCGCGGCCCGAAGCCGTTTGGCGACCGCGCACCGCGTCAGGGCAGTGACCGCCCGGCCTATGGCGGCCCGCGCGGTGATGGTGATTTCAACCGTGGTCCGAAGCCGTATGGCGACCGTCCGCCGCGTCAGGGCGGTGACCGCCCGGCCTATGGTGGCCCGCGTGACGGCGGCGACCGCCGTCCGTCCGGCCCGCGTGGCGACAGTGATTTCAACCGGGGTCCGAAGCCGTATGGCGACCGTCCGCCGCGTCAGGGCGGTGACCGCCCGGCCTATGGTGGTCCGCGTGACGGCGGCGACCGTCGCCCGTCCGGCCCGCGCAGCGACAGCGGCTTCAGCCGTGGCCCGAAGCCGTATGGTGATCGTCCGCCGCGTCAGGGCGGCGACCGTCCGGCGTTCGGTGCTCCGCGTGACGGCGGCGACCGCCGTCCGTCCGGCCCGCGTGGCGACAGTGATTTCAACCGTGGTCCGAAGCCGTATGGCGATCGTCCGCCGCGTCAGGGCGGCGACCGTCCGGCGTTCGGTGCTCCGCGTGACGGCGGCGACCGCCGTCCGTCCGGCCCGCGCAGCGACAGCGGTTTCGGCCGTGGTCCGAAGCCGTTCGGTGACCGTGCACCGCGTCAGGGCGGGGATCGCCCGGCGTATGGTGGCCCGCGCGACGGCGGCGACCGCCGTCCGTCCGGCCCGCGTGGCGACAGTGATTTCAGCCGGGGTCCGAAGCCGTATGGCGATCGTCCGCCGCGTCAGGGCGGTGACCGCCCGGCCTATGCTGGTCCGCGTGATGGCGGCGACCGCCGTCCGTCCGGCCCGCGTGGCGACAGCGATTTCAACCGCGGTCCGAAGCCGTATGGCGACCGTCCGCCGCGTCAGGGCGGGGATCGCCCGGCCTATGCTGGCCCGCGTGACGGCGGCGACCGCCGTCCGTCCGGTCCACGTGGCGACAGTGATTTCAACCGCGGTCCGAAGCCGTATGGCGATCGTCCGCCGCGCCAGGGCGGCGACCGCCCGGCCTATGCTGGTCCGCGTGATGGCGGTGACCGCCGTCCGTCCGGCCCGCGCGACGGTGGCGACCGTCGCCCGTCCGGCCCGAAGCCGTTCGGTGGCGAAGGCAATGCCTATCGTGGCCCGAAGGCAGGCAATGGCGGACCGGCGGCAAGCCGCCCGGGCAGCTATCTGCCGGTGCTTCGTGCCAAGAAAATGCCGCAGCGCCATCTGTCGGGCAAGCTTGAGCAGAAAATGCTGAAGCTGCGCGAAACACGTATCGACCCGAACAAGGGGCTGCACGAAATGCGCCTGCAGAAGGCGCTGGCACTGATGGGGCTGGGCTCGCGTCGCGACATGGACGAGATGATCACCCAGGGCCGCGTCAGCGTGAATGGCGAAGTGGCCGAACCGGGCACGCGCGTCGTGCCGGGTGACAAGGTGCGCGTCGATGGTCGCCAACTGGCCATCCGCTGGCCGGACCGCCTGCCGCGCGTCATTGTCTACCACAAGCAGGAAGGCGAAATCGTCACCCGTGACGACCCGGAAGGCCGGGTCACGGTGTTCGAGCGTCTGCCGCAGACGCGCTCCAGCAAGTGGGTCGCCGTTGGCCGCCTCGACGTCAACACTTCCGGGCTGCTGATTTTCACCACCTCGGGTGAGCTGGCGAACCGGATGACGCACCCGAGCTTTGAAGTCGATCGTGAATACGCCGTGCGCACACTGGGCGCGCTGACGCCGGATCAGATGAAGGAATCGACCCGGGACATCGAACTCGAGGACGGACCGGCGCGCTTCCAGTTCATCCGCGAGGAAGACGACAAGGAAGAAAGTGCGAACCACTGGTACCGTGTCGGCCTGCGCGAAGGGCGCAATCGTGAAGTCCGTCGTCTGTTCGAACACTTCGGCCTGACCGTCAGCCGCCTGATTCGTGTCCGCTTCGGCATCGTCACGCTGCCGTCGCGGCTCAAGCGCGGGCAGTTCTACGAACTCAATGAACTGGAAGTCGCCAAGCTGGTGCAGTGGGCCGGCCTGACGCTGGCCGGAACCAGCGACGACGCCTGATCGTCTGCAGCGCCGCCGCGAGGGGGCGCTGCGTCTTTATCCCTGGAGGAACAAGCCCATGAACCGGTCCCGATGGATCGTTGCCGTCATGGCCTCGCTGCTTAGCGGTTTGCTGGTCGCCTGCGGTGGCAGTCCCGCGCAGGCGGAACCGGCT
This window harbors:
- a CDS encoding pseudouridine synthase encodes the protein MSKPKPSNQRTARQPAARTHRDQPKAPYSAPRGGNQKPFGRPEGEAGRGAPRQGGDRPAYGGSRDDDRRPSGPRGEGGFSRGPKPFGDRAPRQGGDRPAYGGPRQGGDRPAFGGPRDGGDRRPSGPRGEGGFSRGPKPFGDRAPRQGGDRPAYGGPRQGGDRPAFGGPRDGGDRRPSGPRGEGGFSRGPKPFGDRAPRQGSDRPAYGGPRGDGDFNRGPKPYGDRPPRQGGDRPAYGGPRDGGDRRPSGPRGDSDFNRGPKPYGDRPPRQGGDRPAYGGPRDGGDRRPSGPRSDSGFSRGPKPYGDRPPRQGGDRPAFGAPRDGGDRRPSGPRGDSDFNRGPKPYGDRPPRQGGDRPAFGAPRDGGDRRPSGPRSDSGFGRGPKPFGDRAPRQGGDRPAYGGPRDGGDRRPSGPRGDSDFSRGPKPYGDRPPRQGGDRPAYAGPRDGGDRRPSGPRGDSDFNRGPKPYGDRPPRQGGDRPAYAGPRDGGDRRPSGPRGDSDFNRGPKPYGDRPPRQGGDRPAYAGPRDGGDRRPSGPRDGGDRRPSGPKPFGGEGNAYRGPKAGNGGPAASRPGSYLPVLRAKKMPQRHLSGKLEQKMLKLRETRIDPNKGLHEMRLQKALALMGLGSRRDMDEMITQGRVSVNGEVAEPGTRVVPGDKVRVDGRQLAIRWPDRLPRVIVYHKQEGEIVTRDDPEGRVTVFERLPQTRSSKWVAVGRLDVNTSGLLIFTTSGELANRMTHPSFEVDREYAVRTLGALTPDQMKESTRDIELEDGPARFQFIREEDDKEESANHWYRVGLREGRNREVRRLFEHFGLTVSRLIRVRFGIVTLPSRLKRGQFYELNELEVAKLVQWAGLTLAGTSDDA